A part of Aegilops tauschii subsp. strangulata cultivar AL8/78 chromosome 2, Aet v6.0, whole genome shotgun sequence genomic DNA contains:
- the LOC109777737 gene encoding uncharacterized protein, whose product MVSYRFLVQNMFGFFVGCEFLHIPRTENEAANTLAKIALSRQSIPSGVSLEHLHKPSVKPSPASESIYVPDNPAAPQPSPGTADPSPGTAKPSSGAAEPGPGAAAADPAAVVPNPAAALPNPGAADPGSGAAAPEPAMVAAFAVVTAPSWALPISEFLENRVLPMDETEAQQVQR is encoded by the coding sequence ATGgtgagctaccgtttcctcgtccagaaTATGTTCGGGTTCTTCGTgggctgcgagttcctccacaTCCCACGCACGGAAAATGAGGCCGCCAACACGCTCGCCAAGATCGCCTTGTCCCGGCAGTCCATCCCATCTggcgtctccctcgagcacctgCACAAGCCGTCCGTCAAGCCGTCTCCGGCCTCCGAGTCCATCTACGTCCCGGACAACCCGGCCGCACCTCAACCCAGCCCGGGGACTGCCGATCCCAGCCCGGGGACTGCCAAACCTAGCTCGGGGGCTGctgaacccggcccgggggctgcagccGCCGACCCAGCCGCCGTTGTTCCCAACCCGGCCGCCGCCCTCCCTAACCCGGGGGCTGCCGACCCCGGCTCGGGGGCTGCCGCCCCGGAACCCGCCATGGTGGCCGCCTTCGCCGTGGTAACGGCACCATCGTGGGCCCTGCCCATCTCGGAGTTCCTGGAAAACAGGGTtctccccatggacgagaccgaGGCCCAGCAAGTGcagcgctga